CCAGTTTTTTAATTCAATACCATATCTATATACAAATCCATTAGATTCTTCGTTTTGTTTATCAATATAACCAAAAAAAGTTGTAAGGGCAATTCTGTAGTTCTTTTTAGTTGCATCTGATAATGTACTTGTTTCAGTTGCCAAGAAATCACTTAATAATTCTTCATCTATCTCTTTCATAGAAGAAGCACCATAATTGTCTAAAAAATTAAATAGTTTTGAAAGGGGTATAAAATAGACATGAATACTATTGATTCCAATATTTCTAACTTCTTTTACAATATCTTTTAATAATTCAATTGAGTCAAAGCCTTTAACTAATTGTTGTAATATTTTTGCTAAACGCTCTTTATCTTTAACTTGTCTATTTGACAATGAAGTGATTTTATTTCTAATAAACCGTGATAACCAGAATAAATAAGTTTTATTAAAAGATGATTTAAAATCTAGTGGATATTTCAAAATAGGCCTTTATAATATATTTTACTTTTGGAAACTATAATTTCCAAATTATAATATATCCTACCTTAATACTCCTATCTTTTCTTACCTGAACTAAAATCAATTATATACTGTGCAATTTCATTTAAATGTACAATATCTTTTACTGCACCTTTTTGTATAGCTTTTGCAGGCATACCAAATACTACGCAACTTTCTTCATTTTGTGCAATTGTGTATGCACCATTGTCATATAGTTCTTTCATTGCAATTGAACCATCATCACCCATACCTGTCATCATAATAGCCATAGTTGAACCACCACCAACAACATTGTTGATTGATCTAAACATTACATCAACACTTGGTCTATGATGACTTACTTTTACAGTATCAAGTAATTTAGTTTTGTAAACACTACCAACTTTCTCAATGGTTAAGTGCATATTCCCAGGAGACAAATAAGCATGCCCCTCTTCTAGTATCATCCCATCAGTTGCCTCGTGAACTGTTAAGCATGAATTGTCATTTAATCTATCAGCAAAAGATTTAGAAAATCCATAAGGTATATGTTGCGTTATTAAAATGGGAGGAAGATTGTTTGTTAAACTCTTAAAGACCTTTAAAAGTGATTCAACCCCACCTGTTGATGAACCAATTGCAATAAGTTTTTTTGCTCCAAAACTACTTCTTGCCGGAGTTGATCTAATAACTTCATCCGGATGTATTTTTCTTTCTACATCCATATGTTTTTTTGATATAACTTTCTTTTTTGGGGTTGGTTTTTTTAATGTGTATCTTTTAAGAAGAAAAGTTAGGTTTAATAAACTTTCTTTGATTCTTTTTGCAAATGCAGCCATAGATTCACCAGAATCAGGCTTTGGAATAAATCCAACAGCTCCATCATCAAAAATATCATTTCCCCTAACAGATTCACCTGAAATAACAACAGCTGGCATAGGGTGTAAACGCATAAGGTTCCTTAAGAATGTAACACCATTCATTTTTGGCATATTAATATCAATAGTTACTAAATCAGGTTCATACTCTTTTATCTTTTCCCTAGCATCATATGCATCATATGCATCAGCAATTACTTCAAACTCATCAATACTATTAATCATATCTTTTATAATTCTTCTCATTGATGGAGAATCATCAATAACCAAAACTGTATACATACTTACCCTATCCTCTTATTAGAATAATTCAATTTCCATCTCTGGTTGAGCAGCTTTTATAGTTGTATCATTACCAAATAGGTCAACTCCTCCAACATACTCTTTAATAACTGGTGCTTTTGTAATTTCTGTTTGAAGAGCTTTTTCTTCATTAAGAATTTTATTATCTGTTTCACTTTTTTGAGTAACTTTAATGAAAGTTTGAAAGGTATCAGTTAGAAGAATTAATCTTCCGTGTTCACCTCTTGTATGTTCACTTATAAGTTTAAACCCTTCTGATTTACAAAAATCTTTTGCAAATTCAACATTTCTGTGCCCTATTGATATGCTACTAACATTAATTTGCATAATGTCAGCCCCGCCAGATATCTTTGCAGTCATATTTTGTTTACTACAACCAAGTTTATACATTTCATTAAGCATTGCTTCAACAGAGTAAAGTCCATATTTCATATCATCATTTGTACTATTTGTAGTTGGAAGTAAGAAATGATTCATCCCTTTTATTTTTTGTACAGTATCATAGAACATAATTGCGACACATGAACCAAGAAGTGTTTTAAATGCAATATTATCTTCATCTCTACCCACTGCAAACTCACCTCCAATAATAGTATGAGTTAAGAAACCTTTTGTTCTTTGAGTAAATCTTGCATTTGAAGCTTTTTCTATACTTCCATCTTTATGTCCAATTATAATCAAGTTAATTCCTTTGTTTTAATGAAAATATTTTGCCCTATTCTTTGAACAAAATTTATCAAATCGTGGGGATTTTCTGAATGTCCTAAATATAAAGTCCCCCCTATTTTTAAATGATTAAACAATTTTCTTAATATTTTATTTTGATCAACTGTAGAAAAATAGATTAATACATTTCTACAAAATATTACATCAAATTGATTTTTTTCATATGGATAAGAGGGATCATTTAAATTCATTACTTGAAAGGTACACATTTTCTGCAATTCAGGTTTTACTTTTATTAAAACTTCTTCTGATGCAAGATTTTTTTGAACTCTTCTTTTAAAATATTTTTGGGGTTTAATCCACGAAGGAAACTCTTTAGAGGATTTAGAATACCTATAAACACCATTTGCAGCATATTGAAGTACATTTGTATCAATGTCTGTAGCTAAAATTGTTGCTTTTATATTTTTATTTAATTCTTCTGCAGTTTCTAGAACTGTCATTGCCATTGAATAAGGCTCTTCACCAGTAGAAGATGCAGAACAATACATTTTTATAGTCTCTCCACTTTTTGCAAATTGAGGTAAAACTCTATCTTTTAAATCTGTAAAGTGGAAATCTTCTCTAAAAAAATGTGTTTTATTTGTAGTAAAAGAGTTTATAAATTCTTTTTGATAATTACCTTCTGTTTCAATAGTCTTTAATAACTCTTCTATATCACCAGTGTATTTTGTGTCTCTTTTTAATTTATGAAGTCTGTTTGCAATCATAATATCTTTATTCTCTGAGAGGGTAATCCCAGTCAAAGAATAAAGTATTTTTTTTACTCTATCATGTAAAGCATTATTATCTAGCATACTTGTTAAGATGCTCTTTGAGCAATATTCATATCTTTTTCAATTTTTATTTGAGCATTAATTATTCCTAATACATCTAGAATTAATCCAATACTTCCATCACCTCTAACTGTTGCAGCTCCAATACCTTCAACACTTCTAAAATTTTTGTCAAGTGGTTTTACAACTACTTGGTGTTGGTTTAAAAATTCATCAATAGAGATTGCAACTTTTTGATTTCCTGATTTAACAACGATTAACATACCATCTTCTAGTTTATCAAAAGTTGGTTCAACTCCAAATAGATTATGTAATCTTACAACAGGAATAAACTCTTCTCTAAGCATTAATAAGTCCTGAGAACCATCTCCAATTTTTTTGATCATATCTGAAGTTGGTTGTAAAGATTCAACAATTGAACTTAATGGTAAGATATATTTTTGATCTCCAACAGCAATATCAAGACCATCTAAAATCGCAAGTGTAAGTGGTAACATAATAGTAATTACAGTACCTTTCCCAAGTTCTGTATCTAGTTTAATTGCTCCACCAAGTTTTTGAATATTTGTTTTAACAACATCCATTCCTACACCACGACCTGAAATGTCAGTTACTTTATCTGCAGTTGAAACACCTGCTCCAAATACTAACATTGCTTTTTCATTGTCACTCATTGATTTATATTGATTTTCATCAATTTGACCTTGATCTAAAGCTTTTTGAGCAACTTTTTCAATATCAATACCTTTTCCATCATCTTCAATGGTAATAATCATCTGACCATTAGCTTGCTCAGCAGAAATAGTAATAGCACCTGTTTCTTCTTTATCATTAGCAACTCTTACATCTGGTGTTTCTAATCCATGGTCAAGAGAATTTCTAATAATATGCATTAATGGATCAGTTAATCCTTCAATCATAGCTTTATCAATCTCAACACCATCACC
This genomic stretch from Arcobacter arenosus harbors:
- the cheB gene encoding chemotaxis-specific protein-glutamate methyltransferase CheB; this translates as MYTVLVIDDSPSMRRIIKDMINSIDEFEVIADAYDAYDAREKIKEYEPDLVTIDINMPKMNGVTFLRNLMRLHPMPAVVISGESVRGNDIFDDGAVGFIPKPDSGESMAAFAKRIKESLLNLTFLLKRYTLKKPTPKKKVISKKHMDVERKIHPDEVIRSTPARSSFGAKKLIAIGSSTGGVESLLKVFKSLTNNLPPILITQHIPYGFSKSFADRLNDNSCLTVHEATDGMILEEGHAYLSPGNMHLTIEKVGSVYKTKLLDTVKVSHHRPSVDVMFRSINNVVGGGSTMAIMMTGMGDDGSIAMKELYDNGAYTIAQNEESCVVFGMPAKAIQKGAVKDIVHLNEIAQYIIDFSSGKKR
- a CDS encoding chemotaxis protein CheD yields the protein MIIIGHKDGSIEKASNARFTQRTKGFLTHTIIGGEFAVGRDEDNIAFKTLLGSCVAIMFYDTVQKIKGMNHFLLPTTNSTNDDMKYGLYSVEAMLNEMYKLGCSKQNMTAKISGGADIMQINVSSISIGHRNVEFAKDFCKSEGFKLISEHTRGEHGRLILLTDTFQTFIKVTQKSETDNKILNEEKALQTEITKAPVIKEYVGGVDLFGNDTTIKAAQPEMEIELF
- a CDS encoding CheR family methyltransferase, whose amino-acid sequence is MLDNNALHDRVKKILYSLTGITLSENKDIMIANRLHKLKRDTKYTGDIEELLKTIETEGNYQKEFINSFTTNKTHFFREDFHFTDLKDRVLPQFAKSGETIKMYCSASSTGEEPYSMAMTVLETAEELNKNIKATILATDIDTNVLQYAANGVYRYSKSSKEFPSWIKPQKYFKRRVQKNLASEEVLIKVKPELQKMCTFQVMNLNDPSYPYEKNQFDVIFCRNVLIYFSTVDQNKILRKLFNHLKIGGTLYLGHSENPHDLINFVQRIGQNIFIKTKELT